From the Lathyrus oleraceus cultivar Zhongwan6 chromosome 4, CAAS_Psat_ZW6_1.0, whole genome shotgun sequence genome, one window contains:
- the LOC127074493 gene encoding dof zinc finger protein DOF3.4, whose translation MPSSDSGESRRSIKPQNRPGAPAPEQENLPCPRCDSTNTKFCYYNNYNYSQPRHFCKACRRYWTHGGTLRDIPVGGGTRKNAKRSRTHHVAVTSSSSSSAVTSAPEQNYPSMTPIQGGSFPYGGVDGEGKQNMSVCGSFTSLLSNNPQQNSGFLALGGFGLGLGHGLGDMGFGIGREWSFPGMMDGSNMGVPVVSSGIGNSWQLEGGETGFVGGGGDCFSWPGLAISTPGNGLK comes from the coding sequence ATGCCGTCATCGGACTCTGGTGAGAGCCGTCGATCAATCAAACCACAGAACCGCCCCGGAGCACCTGCACCGGAGCAAGAGAATCTCCCATGTCCTCGTTGTGATTCAACCAACACCAAGTTTTGCTACTACAACAACTACAACTACTCTCAGCCGCGACATTTCTGCAAAGCTTGCCGTAGGTACTGGACTCACGGCGGTACTCTCCGCGACATCCCCGTCGGAGGTGGTACCCGAAAAAACGCGAAACGCTCCCGTACTCACCACGTTGCGGTCacttcctcttcttcctcttctgCCGTGACATCTGCACCGGAGCAGAACTATCCTTCAATGACACCGATACAAGGAGGTTCTTTTCCGTATGGTGGTGTTGACGGTGAAGGGAAACAGAATATGAGTGTTTGCGGGAGCTTCACTTCTTTGTTGAGCAACAACCCTCAACAAAACTCTGGGTTTCTTGCATTAGGTGGATTTGGGCTTGGGCTTGGGCACGGGCTTGGAGATATGGGGTTTGGGATAGGGAGAGAGTGGAGTTTTCCTGGGATGATGGATGGATCCAACATGGGTGTTCCCGTTGTGTCTTCTGGGATTGGAAACTCGTGGCAGTTAGAAGGTGGCGAAACTGGTTTTGTTGGTGGTGGTGGTGATTGTTTCTCTTGGCCTGGACTTGCAATTTCTACACCAGGAAATGGTCTCAAATGA
- the LOC127135343 gene encoding uncharacterized protein LOC127135343: protein MKLAGKLLRGFRTFLSSKFLKDADGNFVDAELPRKYESLISAEEWEAFKSKRQDPTFQRISATNRERASSPAYPYRKGRVGYGRLEQSMLQKEESSETSLPAHVLWKEARVGKSGVPQEDVLNVYQKCVSITFFH from the exons atgaaattggccggaaagcttcttagaggatttcggacatttttatcatccaagttccttaaggatgcggatggtaattttgtggatgcggagcttcctagaaaatatgaaagtttgatatcggctgaagaatgggaagctttcaaatccaagagacaagacccgacttttcaaagaataagtgctacaaatcgggaaagagcatcaagtcccgcatatccgtaccgaaaaggacgtgtcggatatggacgcttagaacaatccatg ctgcagaaggaggaaagttcagaaacatctcttcctgcacatgttttgtggaaggaagcccgtgtgggcaaatctggagttcctcaagaagacgttttaaacgtataccagaaatgtgtaagtataacattttttcattaa